One Candidatus Effluviviaceae Genus I sp. DNA segment encodes these proteins:
- a CDS encoding PorV/PorQ family protein encodes MLRSVVIGAAIFLLLCAAPTAWAGGAGTHLAAFLEVEGGARQMGMGGAFTGLADDAMTVFYNPAGLARLEGSEIHIHNSTWAAGVSYQHLAYGFRHSTLPGTMAFSWAVMQISPYRELSEYYDPQSPFGIGALDPVDAGDMSLGGSYCWDFGGGISAGATLHWYHLHLAEAFCEGVYADAGLLYDTPFRNLRLGAAALNLGPKDRWAGTGSETGFGEEFPLPATYRVGASIRLYDVVRHRLVVAADYKLPADGEGKVNAGAEYTFNKGPIFVYGRAGYRVGYDEEGATFGAGVRFPSSKEAEVRVDYAFVDMGNLEPSQKVGVSFHF; translated from the coding sequence TTGCTGAGATCGGTCGTGATCGGAGCCGCGATCTTCCTCCTGCTGTGCGCTGCCCCGACGGCGTGGGCCGGCGGGGCGGGCACGCATCTCGCGGCGTTCCTTGAGGTCGAGGGCGGGGCCAGACAGATGGGCATGGGTGGCGCCTTCACCGGGCTCGCTGACGACGCCATGACGGTCTTCTACAACCCGGCCGGGCTCGCGAGGCTCGAGGGAAGCGAGATCCACATCCACAACTCGACATGGGCCGCGGGCGTGTCGTACCAGCACCTGGCCTACGGGTTCCGGCACAGCACGCTCCCCGGCACGATGGCATTCAGCTGGGCGGTCATGCAGATCAGTCCCTATCGTGAGCTCAGCGAGTACTACGACCCGCAGAGTCCCTTCGGCATCGGCGCCCTGGACCCCGTGGACGCCGGCGACATGTCGCTCGGAGGCTCCTACTGCTGGGACTTCGGCGGCGGGATCTCGGCCGGCGCGACCCTGCACTGGTATCACCTCCACCTGGCCGAGGCGTTCTGCGAGGGTGTGTACGCCGACGCGGGCCTTCTGTACGACACGCCGTTTCGCAACCTGAGGCTCGGCGCAGCGGCGCTCAACCTCGGTCCCAAGGACCGCTGGGCCGGGACGGGGTCCGAGACCGGCTTCGGCGAGGAGTTCCCTCTCCCGGCGACGTACCGCGTCGGTGCGTCGATCCGGCTCTACGACGTCGTGCGCCATCGGCTCGTCGTGGCCGCGGACTACAAGTTGCCGGCAGACGGCGAGGGCAAGGTGAACGCGGGCGCCGAGTACACGTTCAACAAGGGCCCGATCTTCGTCTACGGCAGAGCAGGCTACCGCGTCGGCTACGATGAGGAAGGCGCGACGTTCGGGGCGGGCGTGCGGTTCCCGAGCAGCAAGGAGGCGGAGGTTCGTGTCGACTACGCCTTCGTTGACATGGGGAACCTCGAGCCGTCGCAGAAGGTCGGGGTGTCGTTCCACTTCTAG
- a CDS encoding MotA/TolQ/ExbB proton channel family protein has translation MSSGFVDWFVKGGRFMWWLLVLSVIGVTLIVERAITLHKARANVGGLMEKVVAALKQGKRDQALEICAKTRGPIPQILHAGLLQSKKGPAAVEKAIESAGVIEMAFLERGLVIIATVANLAPMVGFLGTVSGMIAAFEAIAQAEQVSAKLVAAGISEALITTMAGLVIAIPVQLAHNLFVQQIDRFVVEMEDSAAELVDSIAANE, from the coding sequence ATGAGCAGCGGCTTCGTTGACTGGTTCGTGAAGGGCGGCAGGTTCATGTGGTGGCTGCTGGTCCTGTCCGTCATCGGCGTGACCCTGATCGTCGAGCGCGCCATCACGCTTCACAAGGCGCGGGCCAACGTCGGCGGCCTCATGGAGAAGGTCGTCGCAGCGCTCAAGCAGGGCAAGCGCGACCAGGCGCTGGAGATCTGCGCGAAGACGCGCGGCCCCATTCCTCAGATCCTGCACGCCGGGCTTCTGCAGTCGAAGAAGGGCCCTGCGGCAGTCGAGAAGGCCATCGAGAGCGCCGGCGTCATCGAGATGGCGTTCCTCGAGCGAGGGCTCGTGATCATCGCGACCGTCGCCAACCTCGCGCCGATGGTCGGGTTCCTCGGCACGGTGTCGGGCATGATCGCGGCGTTCGAAGCGATCGCCCAGGCGGAGCAGGTGAGCGCGAAGCTCGTCGCGGCCGGCATCTCGGAAGCTCTGATCACCACGATGGCCGGTCTCGTGATCGCCATCCCGGTGCAGCTCGCGCACAACCTGTTCGTGCAGCAGATCGACAGGTTCGTCGTGGAGATGGAAGACAGCGCGGCCGAGCTCGTGGACTCCATCGCGGCCAACGAATAG
- a CDS encoding biopolymer transporter ExbD, which yields MRKRKRRRSELADIPEASTGDIAFLLLIFFIVSTSFPDIGLPLILPSSAGVVKEVARSNVLEIVTAKTGEYYVGKATTPTPLADVARQAKQDLIANDKLILLLASHPDAPYGKMIDLLDEMMLVYDQLDNEGVSRERRISIKMIEYQ from the coding sequence ATGCGGAAACGAAAGCGCCGCAGGTCCGAACTTGCCGATATCCCGGAGGCCTCGACGGGCGACATCGCCTTCCTCCTGCTCATCTTCTTCATCGTGAGCACGAGCTTCCCCGACATCGGGCTCCCGCTCATTCTCCCGTCGAGCGCGGGCGTGGTCAAGGAAGTGGCGCGGTCGAACGTCCTGGAGATCGTGACGGCGAAGACGGGGGAGTACTACGTCGGCAAGGCGACGACGCCGACGCCGCTGGCGGACGTGGCGAGACAGGCCAAACAGGATCTGATCGCGAACGACAAGCTGATCCTCCTGCTGGCGTCGCACCCGGACGCTCCGTACGGCAAGATGATCGACCTGCTCGACGAGATGATGCTCGTGTACGACCAGCTCGACAACGAGGGCGTCTCTCGCGAGCGGCGAATATCGATCAAGATGATCGAGTACCAGTAG
- a CDS encoding biopolymer transporter ExbD, with protein MDFQRKARLGAKIPTASTADIAFLLNMFFMVTTIFKLEEGLAITMPRSRAGEKVPKEKVVHIWIDQAGTISIDDLIVTMGDIEPILIRKMDENPMLIIAFNADEKTPYKIMNDAMERLKLAQALRVSFTTIPEES; from the coding sequence GTGGACTTCCAGCGGAAAGCCAGGCTCGGAGCGAAGATCCCGACGGCCTCGACCGCGGACATCGCGTTCCTGCTCAACATGTTCTTCATGGTGACGACGATCTTCAAGCTCGAGGAGGGTCTGGCGATCACCATGCCGAGGTCGCGGGCCGGCGAGAAGGTCCCCAAGGAGAAGGTCGTGCACATCTGGATCGACCAGGCGGGCACGATCTCCATTGACGACCTGATCGTCACCATGGGCGACATCGAGCCCATCCTGATCAGAAAGATGGACGAGAACCCGATGCTCATCATCGCCTTCAACGCGGACGAGAAGACGCCGTACAAGATCATGAACGACGCCATGGAGAGGCTGAAGCTCGCCCAGGCCCTGAGGGTGTCGTTCACGACCATCCCCGAAGAGAGCTAG
- a CDS encoding energy transducer TonB, producing MSPYLSANMTAEQAFKNDYPRALRTALGITLAVHVLVFVFGPEFRPAPYQLREKAQFEAISVPDNFEVPPPPAEEQKPEVPTEIAPSDDASADETIASTELDVEAPPELPPAPRRADFFTAYDEPPQVVKQVKPVYPDMARQAELEGVVVLLVGVDEFGNVIEATVLQSVPGLDQAAVEAVYKWKFRPAKQRDIPVPVRISIPIRFSLRG from the coding sequence ATGAGTCCTTACCTGTCGGCGAACATGACGGCGGAGCAGGCGTTCAAGAACGACTATCCCAGGGCGCTGAGGACGGCGCTCGGGATCACCCTGGCGGTCCATGTGCTCGTCTTCGTGTTCGGTCCCGAGTTCCGGCCGGCGCCGTACCAGCTCCGCGAGAAGGCGCAGTTCGAGGCGATCTCGGTCCCGGACAACTTCGAGGTCCCGCCGCCGCCGGCCGAGGAACAGAAGCCGGAGGTGCCGACGGAGATCGCACCGAGCGACGACGCGAGTGCCGACGAGACCATCGCATCCACGGAGCTCGACGTGGAGGCCCCGCCGGAGCTGCCGCCGGCGCCTCGACGTGCGGACTTCTTCACCGCATACGACGAGCCCCCGCAGGTCGTCAAGCAGGTGAAGCCCGTCTATCCGGACATGGCCAGGCAGGCGGAGCTCGAGGGCGTCGTCGTGCTCTTGGTCGGCGTGGACGAGTTCGGGAACGTCATCGAGGCCACGGTGCTCCAGTCGGTCCCGGGCCTTGACCAGGCGGCCGTGGAGGCCGTCTACAAGTGGAAGTTCAGGCCGGCGAAGCAGCGCGACATCCCCGTGCCGGTGAGAATCAGCATACCGATCAGATTCTCGCTGCGCGGATGA
- a CDS encoding YIP1 family protein, which yields MANAEAGQGAPEAGARGVWSSIAGVFTDPGATFAAVSAAASVPDPADATKTKDGSRWWVPVLIVIVASVIVTAYTVPNIVMPEQARHIREAVMERGGTAEQAEQAIRMGTAVGLPMGMVSAAVGTLIFVLVGAGLLHLLMGLVGGKGTFRRSRAVFSYAIVISALASIVKLPLMAARKTLFVETGPTLFFRNLEPSDRLYRFLSGFDIFTLWLVAVLVIGYAAAYRLPPRKAAIIVVGLWLLLTCLAPFLPGGGMFRAS from the coding sequence GTGGCCAACGCTGAGGCAGGGCAGGGAGCGCCCGAGGCAGGGGCGAGGGGCGTGTGGAGCTCGATCGCGGGGGTGTTCACGGACCCGGGGGCCACGTTCGCTGCCGTGTCGGCGGCCGCGTCCGTCCCCGACCCGGCGGACGCCACGAAGACGAAGGACGGATCGCGCTGGTGGGTCCCCGTTCTCATCGTGATCGTCGCGAGCGTGATCGTCACGGCCTACACGGTCCCGAACATCGTGATGCCGGAACAGGCGAGGCACATCCGCGAGGCGGTCATGGAACGCGGAGGCACGGCCGAACAGGCGGAGCAGGCGATCCGCATGGGGACCGCCGTCGGTCTGCCGATGGGCATGGTCTCGGCGGCGGTCGGGACGCTCATCTTCGTGTTGGTGGGCGCCGGGCTGCTGCACCTGCTCATGGGTCTCGTGGGGGGCAAGGGCACGTTCAGGCGGTCGCGCGCCGTGTTCTCGTACGCGATCGTCATCTCCGCCCTCGCGAGCATCGTCAAGCTCCCGCTCATGGCGGCGAGGAAGACGCTCTTCGTTGAGACGGGCCCCACGCTCTTCTTCCGGAACCTGGAGCCCTCCGACAGGCTGTACCGCTTCCTGTCCGGGTTCGACATCTTCACGCTGTGGCTTGTCGCGGTTCTCGTCATCGGCTACGCGGCGGCCTACCGGCTGCCGCCTCGGAAGGCGGCGATCATCGTGGTGGGGCTGTGGCTCCTGCTCACGTGCCTCGCGCCCTTCCTTCCGGGGGGAGGGATGTTCCGTGCGTCGTGA
- a CDS encoding TolC family protein, which produces MRRDRVPNLTRIAVAVVAVVLVSGSARATVHTLDECVGIALANNTTLARSEASLAGAKADAMSSWSGVLPRASAGLSHSDRTTVAGGGETTTSGISGSVSVSQTLFDGSAFASISRAGHSRASAEASLDATRREVVLGVRRAYYGLLKSVQLRDVQLEALELAKEQLRKTESLFDLGSASRSDLLKAQVQVAQEELSLISAEKTAATARAALCYAIGIDVTTEIEAVDPSVAESPPPSEFDLDEAVSRRPDVRAQEEAVTAAHRSLLAAKAGRWPDLSLSLQYARSEDSFDAFFDGLSDDYSRTVSLSLSLPIFDGLATTAGIARATASLRSSELALQDTRQSAAYEIETARLSLAEQLSRVAAAETALARAEEDLRISEERFRLRSASMLELIDARVAYSRARANVVQARYDHETAAAELVTALGL; this is translated from the coding sequence GTGCGTCGTGACAGGGTGCCCAATCTGACCCGGATCGCGGTCGCTGTCGTCGCGGTGGTCCTCGTCTCGGGATCCGCCCGGGCGACGGTGCACACCCTCGACGAGTGCGTCGGGATCGCGCTTGCGAACAACACGACCCTCGCGCGATCCGAGGCAAGCCTGGCCGGAGCGAAGGCCGACGCGATGTCGAGCTGGTCGGGCGTGCTGCCGCGGGCGTCCGCGGGGCTCTCGCACTCCGATCGCACGACCGTGGCGGGAGGCGGTGAGACGACGACCTCGGGAATCTCGGGCAGCGTCTCGGTCTCGCAGACGCTGTTCGACGGTTCGGCCTTCGCGTCGATCTCCCGCGCCGGCCACAGCCGCGCCTCGGCCGAGGCGTCCCTCGACGCGACCCGGCGCGAGGTCGTCCTCGGCGTACGGCGGGCCTACTACGGTCTCCTGAAGTCGGTGCAGCTCAGGGACGTGCAGCTCGAGGCGCTCGAGCTCGCGAAGGAGCAGCTGAGGAAGACGGAGAGCCTGTTCGACCTCGGGTCGGCGTCGAGGTCGGACCTGCTCAAGGCCCAGGTACAGGTCGCTCAGGAGGAGCTGTCGCTCATCAGCGCCGAGAAGACGGCGGCGACGGCGCGGGCGGCGCTGTGCTACGCCATCGGCATCGATGTGACGACGGAGATCGAGGCCGTTGACCCGTCGGTCGCGGAGTCGCCTCCGCCGTCCGAGTTCGACCTCGACGAGGCCGTCTCCAGGCGACCCGACGTCCGCGCCCAGGAGGAGGCGGTCACCGCGGCGCATCGCTCGCTTCTCGCGGCGAAGGCCGGCAGGTGGCCCGACCTCTCGCTGTCGCTGCAGTACGCCCGGAGCGAGGACTCCTTCGACGCGTTCTTCGACGGGCTGTCGGACGACTACTCGAGGACCGTTTCGCTGAGTCTGTCGCTTCCGATCTTCGACGGGCTCGCGACCACGGCAGGCATCGCGCGGGCGACGGCGTCGCTCAGGAGTTCCGAGCTGGCCCTCCAGGACACGAGGCAGTCCGCCGCGTACGAGATCGAGACGGCGCGCCTTTCGCTGGCAGAGCAGCTGAGCCGCGTGGCGGCCGCGGAGACGGCGCTCGCACGGGCCGAGGAGGACCTCAGGATCTCCGAGGAGAGGTTCAGGCTGCGGTCCGCGAGCATGCTCGAGCTCATCGACGCCAGGGTCGCCTACTCCAGGGCGCGCGCGAACGTGGTGCAGGCGCGGTACGATCACGAGACGGCCGCTGCGGAGCTCGTGACGGCTCTCGGTCTCTAG
- a CDS encoding ABC transporter ATP-binding protein → MEGGLGAVQGPAHPEERRRRQGGGAEEDVEGRRGGVRGEEVAVLIELRDVSKVYDVGAEGVNALRAVSLDVRENEYLAVMGPSGSGKSTLMNIIGCLDVPSSGSYLLKGREVAQLDDDELASIRSAEIGFVFQTFNLLPRMTAFQNVELPLVYSRSDRRSREAMVWQAVDAVGLRDRAHHRPNELSGGQRQRVAIARALINRPSILLADEPTGNLDSATGEEIMQLFRALHGAGNTVILVTHEQYIAEHARRIVKLRDGMVESDSTV, encoded by the coding sequence ATGGAAGGTGGTCTCGGGGCCGTACAAGGTCCTGCGCACCCTGAAGAGCGGAGACGCCGTCAAGGTGGAGGAGCCGAAGAAGACGTCGAAGGGCGCCGAGGAGGCGTCCGAGGAGAGGAAGTAGCCGTGCTCATCGAGCTCCGCGATGTCTCCAAGGTCTACGACGTCGGCGCCGAGGGCGTGAACGCGCTCCGCGCCGTGTCGCTCGACGTGCGTGAGAACGAGTATCTGGCCGTCATGGGGCCGTCGGGATCCGGGAAGTCCACGCTCATGAACATCATCGGGTGCCTCGATGTCCCGTCGTCGGGCTCCTACCTGCTGAAGGGCCGAGAGGTCGCGCAGCTCGACGACGATGAGCTCGCGTCGATCCGGAGCGCGGAGATCGGGTTCGTCTTCCAGACGTTCAACCTCCTGCCGCGGATGACGGCGTTCCAGAACGTCGAGCTGCCGCTCGTCTACAGCCGGTCGGACCGCCGGAGCCGCGAGGCGATGGTCTGGCAGGCCGTTGACGCCGTCGGCCTCCGGGACCGGGCGCACCATCGGCCCAACGAGCTGTCGGGCGGCCAGCGCCAGCGCGTGGCGATCGCGAGGGCGCTCATCAACAGGCCGTCGATCCTCCTGGCGGACGAGCCCACGGGCAATCTCGATTCGGCGACCGGCGAGGAGATCATGCAGCTCTTCCGCGCGCTGCACGGCGCCGGCAACACGGTCATCCTCGTGACCCACGAGCAGTACATCGCGGAACACGCGCGGAGGATCGTGAAGCTCCGCGACGGCATGGTCGAGAGCGACTCGACCGTCTGA
- a CDS encoding ABC transporter permease, with protein MELRETMATAIWTLRTHRMRSGLTMLGIVIGAGALVAVMSLISGLNRSIAAQFQSIGTDIISVSIYPWVQMGDNEDFRSRKPITMADARAVGELPSIGLMAPNVHTRRAVSREGRDMRSILVSGTTPEYETIDNFTVEAGRFVTDPDVARRRPVAVIGADVADELFASVDPIGRQIRVGGKRFSVIGVLERKGKILGESLDGLVIIPITTLEKTFGRRRSVVIDCSPAEGVPIERAVEDIRQLLRARRHVPRDKPDDFAVNTQRDLMRSYQQITGVLFLAMVGIVSLALLVGGIGIMNVMLVSVAERTREIGVRMAIGARRRDIAFQFLIESIILTVLGGLVGIAGGAAIALLVKAVTPLPAAVTGGCVAIAVAFSVVTGILFGLTPARRAGRLNPIEALRYE; from the coding sequence ATGGAACTGCGCGAGACGATGGCGACGGCGATCTGGACGCTCCGGACGCACAGGATGCGCTCGGGGCTCACGATGCTCGGCATCGTGATCGGCGCCGGGGCGCTCGTCGCCGTCATGTCGCTCATCTCGGGCCTCAACCGCAGCATCGCCGCGCAGTTTCAGTCGATCGGCACCGACATCATCTCCGTGAGCATCTACCCCTGGGTCCAGATGGGCGACAACGAGGACTTCAGGAGCCGCAAGCCCATCACGATGGCCGACGCCAGGGCCGTGGGCGAGCTTCCCTCGATCGGGCTCATGGCGCCGAACGTCCACACCCGCCGTGCCGTGTCGCGTGAGGGACGCGACATGCGCTCAATTCTCGTGAGCGGCACCACGCCGGAGTACGAGACGATCGACAACTTCACGGTCGAGGCCGGCAGGTTCGTCACCGACCCGGACGTGGCCCGGCGCCGCCCGGTCGCCGTCATCGGCGCCGACGTCGCCGACGAGCTCTTCGCCTCGGTCGATCCCATCGGGCGGCAGATCCGCGTCGGGGGCAAGCGCTTCAGCGTCATCGGCGTGCTTGAGCGGAAGGGCAAGATCCTCGGCGAGAGCCTGGACGGGCTCGTCATCATCCCGATCACGACGCTCGAGAAGACCTTCGGGCGCCGCCGCTCGGTGGTCATCGACTGCTCTCCGGCGGAGGGCGTCCCGATCGAAAGGGCGGTCGAGGACATCCGGCAGCTCCTGCGCGCGAGGCGGCACGTGCCGCGGGACAAACCGGACGACTTCGCCGTCAACACGCAGCGCGACCTCATGCGGTCCTACCAGCAGATCACCGGCGTGCTCTTCCTCGCGATGGTGGGCATCGTCTCGCTCGCCCTGCTCGTGGGCGGCATCGGCATCATGAACGTCATGCTCGTCTCGGTGGCCGAGCGCACGCGCGAGATCGGCGTCCGCATGGCCATCGGCGCGCGGCGGCGTGACATCGCGTTCCAGTTCCTCATCGAGTCGATCATCCTGACGGTGCTCGGCGGGCTCGTCGGCATCGCGGGCGGCGCCGCGATCGCGCTGCTCGTGAAGGCCGTGACGCCCCTTCCGGCCGCCGTCACCGGCGGCTGCGTCGCCATCGCCGTCGCGTTCTCGGTCGTCACGGGAATCCTGTTCGGCCTCACGCCCGCGCGCCGGGCGGGGCGGCTGAACCCCATCGAGGCGCTGAGGTACGAATGA
- a CDS encoding ABC transporter permease: MALGTIRANRMRSLLTSLGILIGVMNVVTMVALISGVNESVMRVFKTLGTNSFVVSKFPASNVTYEQYLEYIRRKDFTSADADAVEAACASVEAVSPQTAVARKVRRGSTSTKEIMILGVTPEYQYISDSRVADGRFFAWPESDRRRQVAVLGSTVRDHVFGSTDAVGKTVFVGEHRFLVVGVMERMGEMFGQSMDDYVIIPFATAGKLYGERLMTRLSVKVKSAELLDRAIVETEQVLRKRRGLRAGDRNDFDVITQTQLVEMYQNLTRVTWIVMIGISAIALAVGGVGIMNIMLVSVTERTREIGIRKAVGARARDVAAQFLVEAAVLSALGGLVGLGIAAGLAKLIATATPIPAVVQPWSIAVALGVSVGVGVFFGLYPASKAARLDPIVALRHE, translated from the coding sequence ATGGCGCTCGGGACGATCCGCGCGAACAGGATGCGGTCGCTCCTCACGTCGCTCGGCATCCTCATCGGCGTCATGAACGTCGTGACGATGGTCGCCCTCATCTCCGGCGTCAACGAGAGCGTGATGCGCGTCTTCAAGACGCTCGGGACCAACTCGTTCGTCGTGAGCAAGTTCCCCGCGAGCAACGTGACCTACGAGCAGTACCTCGAGTACATCCGCCGCAAGGACTTCACGAGCGCCGACGCCGACGCGGTCGAGGCGGCCTGCGCCTCGGTCGAGGCGGTCTCCCCGCAGACGGCGGTCGCCCGCAAGGTGCGGCGCGGCTCGACCTCGACGAAGGAGATCATGATCCTCGGCGTGACGCCGGAGTACCAGTACATCTCGGACAGCCGGGTGGCGGACGGCCGGTTCTTCGCCTGGCCCGAGTCGGACCGGCGGCGCCAGGTGGCCGTCCTCGGTAGCACGGTGCGCGACCACGTCTTCGGGAGCACGGACGCCGTCGGGAAGACCGTCTTCGTCGGGGAGCACCGGTTCCTGGTCGTCGGCGTCATGGAGCGCATGGGCGAGATGTTCGGTCAGAGCATGGACGACTACGTGATCATCCCGTTCGCGACCGCGGGCAAGCTGTACGGCGAGCGCCTCATGACGCGGCTCTCGGTGAAGGTGAAGAGCGCGGAGCTTCTGGATCGGGCGATCGTCGAGACCGAGCAGGTGCTCAGGAAGCGGCGCGGGCTCCGCGCGGGCGATAGGAACGACTTCGACGTGATCACGCAGACCCAGCTCGTCGAGATGTACCAGAACTTGACGCGCGTGACGTGGATCGTCATGATCGGGATATCGGCCATCGCGCTCGCCGTGGGCGGCGTCGGGATCATGAACATCATGCTCGTCTCCGTGACGGAGCGGACCAGGGAGATCGGCATCAGGAAGGCCGTCGGCGCGAGGGCGCGGGACGTGGCCGCCCAGTTCCTCGTGGAGGCGGCCGTGCTGTCGGCGCTCGGCGGGCTCGTCGGCCTGGGCATCGCGGCGGGGCTCGCGAAGCTCATCGCGACGGCGACGCCGATCCCGGCCGTCGTGCAGCCGTGGTCCATCGCAGTCGCGCTGGGCGTCTCCGTCGGCGTCGGGGTGTTCTTCGGGCTCTACCCGGCTTCGAAGGCGGCGCGGCTCGACCCGATCGTGGCGCTGAGGCACGAGTAG
- a CDS encoding GWxTD domain-containing protein, giving the protein MVSQVGYVASREEVQRLRNAPADQRDAAWAEFWRRRDPDPSTEVNEFKVEFLRRLAYANMRFKSVIEGWQTDMGRVYIQYGEPDDTETQAVDRLLHSWEVWYYYREHLKFTFVDREGFGEYSLVETSRI; this is encoded by the coding sequence ATGGTGTCGCAGGTGGGCTACGTGGCGTCCCGCGAAGAGGTCCAGCGGCTCAGGAACGCCCCGGCCGACCAGCGGGACGCGGCGTGGGCCGAGTTCTGGCGGCGGCGCGATCCGGACCCGTCCACCGAGGTCAACGAGTTCAAGGTGGAGTTCCTCCGGAGGCTCGCGTACGCGAACATGCGCTTCAAGTCGGTGATCGAGGGATGGCAGACCGACATGGGGCGCGTGTACATCCAGTACGGCGAGCCGGACGACACCGAGACGCAGGCGGTCGACAGGCTCCTTCACTCGTGGGAGGTCTGGTACTACTACCGCGAGCACCTCAAGTTCACCTTCGTGGACAGGGAGGGCTTCGGCGAGTACTCGCTCGTCGAGACCTCGAGGATCTAG
- a CDS encoding amidohydrolase, which produces MQPRRTLVLSRIRTMDGSLALADWMLCERGLIASVGAGPPPEDTRGGAELLDLRGRTVLPALHDTHVHFLSTGQMDLDLDLGRARSFAEVMDAIADAARGFRGAMLRAHSFDPDLIEDGRYPTRTELDAVSSSLPIHARRRDGHSSVANSAAFSLLGIAPGQPGVDADGDGQPTGVLRGRAHSAAAERAAELLSREERLECYRRAAAAAASHGAGVVHALVGRDDPACRDVELLLEVQPELPVDVVVFPQTKDVDRVVSLGLPRIGGCILLDGSLGSRTAALEEPYADGEGRGELYHSDDELIGFMRAAAGRGLQIAVHAIGDRAIGQAVACYGAACGGDARGARHRIEHCELASPAHIAAMSALGLAAGVQPAFELFWGCPGGMYEARLGRRRASRTNPFRTMLRSGVPLAGGSDSYVTPLDPLLGVHAAVNRADREEALGVEDALALFTSRAAWLAFDEHRRGTLAPGKEASFTVLGSDPLTAAPSTIRDISVESLYVRGREVFARGRSRGAAGADERIVQRAE; this is translated from the coding sequence GTGCAGCCCCGACGCACGCTCGTTCTCTCCCGCATCCGCACGATGGACGGTTCCCTCGCTCTCGCCGACTGGATGCTCTGCGAACGCGGCCTCATCGCGTCCGTCGGCGCGGGGCCGCCGCCCGAAGACACCCGCGGCGGCGCCGAGCTCCTCGACCTGCGCGGACGGACCGTGCTCCCCGCGCTGCACGACACCCACGTGCACTTTCTCAGCACCGGGCAGATGGACCTCGATCTCGATCTCGGGCGAGCGCGGTCGTTCGCCGAGGTCATGGACGCGATCGCGGATGCCGCGCGCGGCTTCCGTGGGGCCATGCTCAGGGCACACTCCTTCGACCCCGACCTCATCGAGGACGGACGCTATCCCACGCGCACCGAGCTCGACGCCGTGTCGTCGAGCCTCCCGATCCACGCGCGGCGGCGGGACGGCCACTCCTCGGTCGCCAACAGCGCGGCGTTCTCCCTCCTCGGCATCGCCCCGGGACAGCCGGGCGTCGACGCGGACGGCGACGGACAGCCGACCGGCGTTCTCCGGGGACGCGCTCACTCGGCCGCGGCGGAGAGGGCCGCCGAGCTTCTGTCCCGCGAGGAGCGGCTCGAGTGCTACCGCCGGGCCGCGGCGGCAGCGGCGTCGCACGGCGCGGGCGTGGTGCACGCGCTCGTGGGGCGCGACGACCCGGCGTGCCGGGACGTCGAGCTTCTCCTCGAGGTCCAGCCGGAGCTGCCCGTGGACGTCGTGGTGTTCCCGCAGACGAAGGACGTGGACCGCGTGGTGTCGCTGGGGCTTCCGAGGATCGGAGGGTGCATCCTGCTCGACGGGTCCCTCGGGTCGAGAACGGCGGCGCTCGAGGAGCCGTACGCCGACGGGGAAGGGCGAGGCGAGCTCTACCACTCGGACGACGAGCTCATCGGCTTCATGCGCGCGGCGGCCGGCCGGGGGCTTCAGATCGCGGTGCACGCGATCGGGGACAGGGCGATCGGCCAGGCGGTCGCGTGCTACGGGGCGGCGTGCGGGGGCGACGCGCGCGGCGCCCGGCACAGGATCGAGCACTGCGAGCTCGCGTCGCCGGCGCACATCGCGGCCATGTCCGCGCTGGGTCTCGCCGCGGGCGTGCAGCCGGCGTTCGAGCTCTTCTGGGGCTGTCCGGGGGGCATGTACGAGGCTCGGCTCGGCAGACGGCGCGCCTCGCGCACCAATCCGTTCCGGACCATGCTGCGCTCGGGCGTCCCGCTCGCCGGCGGCTCGGACTCCTACGTGACCCCGCTCGATCCGCTCCTCGGCGTTCACGCGGCCGTGAACCGGGCCGACCGGGAGGAGGCTCTGGGGGTCGAGGACGCGCTCGCGCTCTTCACGTCGCGCGCTGCGTGGCTCGCGTTCGACGAGCACCGGCGCGGGACGCTCGCGCCCGGCAAGGAAGCGAGCTTCACCGTGCTCGGGAGCGACCCGCTCACCGCCGCCCCCTCGACCATCAGGGACATCAGCGTGGAGAGCCTCTACGTGCGGGGGAGGGAGGTCTTCGCGCGCGGCAGGTCACGAGGCGCCGCCGGAGCCGATGAGCGCATCGTGCAGCGCGCGGAGTGA